The DNA sequence CAGGTTCCAGATATTAAAAAAATCTTTCCATTCAAAATAAGCGTGTTCCACCCATACCTGCGAGTTTGTATGAGGATACACAAAACTTATACTCATAGGCTGTGTACTACCCCAGACACTTAATGACTGTAGCTGCACGCGGATTGTAAGGTTACCCACGATTTCGCTTTCCAGATAACCGCGTACCCGCTGGGATGTATACTCAACATCATCCAATACTGCAGTATCAAAATCCGGGTTAATAATATAAACCCCCCGTAACCGTACTTCTTCACCCAGCCTGATATTCCCGGCTGATAAGCCTGCAATGCTTAATAAACCCAGGGATAGGGTTAATAATAATATTGAATATAAACTCTGCCAGTTATTTCTGTGCATTACTTATTTCCGGTTTTTAACATCACAATTTTTTCTTCAGCTTTTTGTTTCCAGTAAGTATTCGGATACCGCGTAATTATACGTTCATACGTTTTGACAGCCTCATCCCCACGGTTAGCAATCATATAACACCGTGCAAGGTTCCATAACGCCGATGGCGCGATGTAATGATCAGGATACGCTTTGATGACATTATCATACAACTCAACAGCTTTTACATAATCCCCCTGTGCTTCCGTCGCTACTGCTTCGTTAAGCATAGCGATCGGTATAACAACCTTCTGTCCTTTGCGGTTAATAAATTCGCGGTACGCCACCGCAGCTTCTTTATACTGCTGAGAATTATACAACGCAATAGCTTTGTAAACGTAAACACTTTTCGCGGCATTAGTTGTGGAATAACTTTTTAGTGTATCATCGCACAGCATTAACGCCTGCGAATAATTACCTGAATACAACAACCCGTGCAGTTGCGAAATACGGTCCTCAACATTTTTGTTTGACTGGTTAATATTATAAATGAACAACAACGCAACGACTACCACAACGAGAGTTATTCCCGCTACTGCCATTGCGGTCTGTTTATTCCCGTCGTACCAGTCCAGCACTTTTTTTGTTGTTTCAACAATAATATCCCGTTTATTCTCTTCTCTTACCCAACGCCTTACCATTTTTCAGTATACCCTTTCTTTCTAATCAATTCGATACTATTACTCCTGATTTTATCAATTTCACCCAGGGTTAACCCTGCTTGTTTTACAAGTTTTTTAAACTTTACAGTATCCATAATATTTTCCGGCGTATGCGTATCAGTATTGATAACAAGTTTTGCATTACATTTTTTTGCAGTCTGTGCAACCCTTAAGTTTGTTAACTTATGCCCCCGCCTGGTGGTAAGCTCAAGCAATACGCCGTTTTTTGCGGCAATTCGCGCAACTTCTGCTTCCAGCTTCCCGGGATGAGCAAGGATATCGGCTTTACCTTTAACTGCCGCATAATTCGTCCCCGGAGGAACAGGCTCTACCGTAGTTTCACCGTGAACTACGACAATCTTCGCGCCAAGACGCCTCGCATACATTATGGTTTCAGGGATAATCCTCGGTGGTACATATGTAAGTTCCGCACCGGGGATAACGGTAATCCCGTATTCTTTTGACAACACTTTGGATACTACACACATCCTTTTCACCACAAAATCAATATTTGATAAATCACAATGGTCAGTTAAGGCAATAGCGCGATAACCCGCAACTTTCCCGCGATATACAAGTTCACTTGGGGATAAATCTCCATCAGAAAAAAACGTATGTGTATGAAAATCGTAAAATATACCAGCCATTAAAATTTCTTTTGTCCGATCATCTTATTACTTAATCATCGCCCCCGGTCCGAGTCGAACGGACAACCTTGACCTTAGGAAGGTCCTGCTCTATCCAATTGAGCCACGGGGGCATCCCTTTTAGTATTGTATCAAAGAATATACCTTTGTCCCTTTAACCTTCTTCTTCCCGTTTAAAAACGTTAACTCAATTACGCAGGCAATCTCCACAACTATTCCTTTAAGTTTTTTTACTAAATCCACTACAGCTTTTGCAGTCCCGCCGGTTGCAAGCAAGTCGTCAAGTATTAACACTCTTTCCCCGGGAAGGACAGCATC is a window from the Elusimicrobiota bacterium genome containing:
- a CDS encoding tetratricopeptide repeat protein, producing the protein MVRRWVREENKRDIIVETTKKVLDWYDGNKQTAMAVAGITLVVVVVALLFIYNINQSNKNVEDRISQLHGLLYSGNYSQALMLCDDTLKSYSTTNAAKSVYVYKAIALYNSQQYKEAAVAYREFINRKGQKVVIPIAMLNEAVATEAQGDYVKAVELYDNVIKAYPDHYIAPSALWNLARCYMIANRGDEAVKTYERIITRYPNTYWKQKAEEKIVMLKTGNK
- a CDS encoding histidinol phosphate phosphatase domain-containing protein — protein: MAGIFYDFHTHTFFSDGDLSPSELVYRGKVAGYRAIALTDHCDLSNIDFVVKRMCVVSKVLSKEYGITVIPGAELTYVPPRIIPETIMYARRLGAKIVVVHGETTVEPVPPGTNYAAVKGKADILAHPGKLEAEVARIAAKNGVLLELTTRRGHKLTNLRVAQTAKKCNAKLVINTDTHTPENIMDTVKFKKLVKQAGLTLGEIDKIRSNSIELIRKKGYTEKW